A genomic stretch from Halobellus sp. LT62 includes:
- a CDS encoding aldo/keto reductase, with protein MSHHEQRRAPLANGMPMLGLGTWQNDDPDACAETVATAIEAGYRHVDTAQAYGNEEHVGRGIAATDVDREDVFLATKVWIDNLAYDDVLATADRSLERLGVDSVDLLYVHWPSRSYDPEGTFRAFDELVDDGRIDRIGISNFLPEQVDEAIERADAPIFANQIEMNPLLQQAELREHCAARDVELVAYSPLARGKVFDVPELTEIAEKHDASEAQVSLAWLREKGVTAIPKASSEAHILDNWRSLDLDLDTEDVAAIDAIDRTDRQVDPSFAPW; from the coding sequence ATGAGTCACCACGAACAGCGACGCGCACCGCTCGCGAACGGGATGCCGATGCTCGGCCTCGGCACGTGGCAGAACGACGATCCCGACGCGTGCGCCGAGACAGTCGCGACGGCGATCGAAGCGGGGTATCGCCACGTCGACACCGCACAGGCGTACGGGAACGAGGAGCACGTCGGCCGTGGCATCGCCGCTACCGACGTCGACCGCGAGGACGTTTTCCTCGCGACGAAGGTCTGGATCGACAACCTCGCGTACGACGACGTGCTGGCGACAGCCGACCGGAGTCTCGAACGGCTCGGCGTCGACTCTGTCGACCTGCTGTACGTCCACTGGCCCTCGCGATCGTACGACCCCGAGGGAACGTTCCGCGCGTTCGACGAACTCGTCGACGACGGGAGGATCGACCGCATCGGGATCAGCAACTTCCTGCCCGAGCAGGTCGACGAGGCGATCGAGCGCGCGGACGCGCCGATCTTCGCGAATCAAATCGAGATGAATCCGCTGCTCCAACAGGCGGAATTGCGCGAGCACTGTGCCGCGCGTGACGTCGAACTCGTCGCGTACTCGCCGCTGGCCCGTGGGAAGGTGTTCGACGTTCCCGAGCTCACCGAAATCGCCGAGAAGCACGACGCCAGCGAGGCGCAGGTGTCGCTCGCGTGGCTCCGCGAGAAGGGCGTGACCGCGATCCCGAAGGCGTCGAGCGAGGCGCACATCCTAGACAACTGGCGCTCGCTGGATCTCGACCTCGACACCGAGGACGTCGCCGCCATCGACGCGATCGATCGGACCGACCGGCAGGTCGATCCGAGTTTCGCGCCGTGGTGA
- a CDS encoding digeranylgeranylglycerophospholipid reductase encodes MSEYYDVVIAGAGPAGAQCARDLAQREYDVLVLEAEPEDGFPRQSNKSTAGTFASMTGAFGIPDDVVMNYTDEVVLESPNEYFVQNQPGAVLEFADFKRWLVAEGREHGAEYRFEARVNNPIVEDGEAVGVRYAGDEEAYGEIIVDATGPAAPLAKKLDVCGLERKNQAVGIEWEMEGVDVDHPEFADLTNAMMLRLDHEYAPGGYSWIFHTGGDTAKVGLCYIQNESYQQYGDTSKSIDDHLHYWLDTDPRFADARRIADKQQHRGSAHIQMPDSLSTDSFMAIGDTVPTIDPLWGEGIHKCMESARAAAITADRCLMGSRTDTSAEAMAVYDDLWHARVAPDMRTRLTMTQLLYLATNDRYDRLMADLNAMDVKTLSDANGGSIRSLSKLVHLDDVPLLARFAKQRLAE; translated from the coding sequence ATGTCTGAGTACTACGACGTCGTTATCGCCGGCGCGGGGCCGGCCGGAGCACAGTGCGCGCGAGATCTCGCGCAGCGCGAGTACGACGTGCTCGTGCTGGAAGCCGAACCTGAAGACGGGTTCCCGCGGCAGTCGAACAAGTCCACGGCGGGGACGTTCGCGTCGATGACGGGCGCGTTCGGGATTCCCGACGACGTCGTGATGAACTACACCGACGAGGTCGTCCTCGAGTCCCCCAACGAGTACTTCGTCCAGAACCAGCCCGGTGCAGTCCTCGAATTCGCGGATTTCAAGCGGTGGCTGGTCGCGGAAGGGCGCGAGCACGGCGCGGAGTACCGCTTCGAGGCGCGCGTGAACAACCCGATCGTGGAGGACGGCGAGGCCGTCGGCGTCCGGTACGCCGGCGACGAGGAGGCCTACGGCGAGATCATCGTGGACGCCACGGGGCCGGCTGCACCGCTCGCGAAGAAACTCGACGTCTGCGGCCTCGAGCGGAAGAACCAGGCGGTCGGCATCGAGTGGGAGATGGAGGGCGTCGACGTCGATCACCCCGAGTTCGCGGATCTCACGAACGCGATGATGCTGCGCCTCGACCACGAGTACGCACCCGGCGGCTACTCGTGGATCTTCCACACGGGCGGCGACACCGCGAAAGTCGGCCTCTGTTACATCCAGAACGAGAGTTACCAGCAGTACGGCGACACGTCGAAGAGCATTGACGACCACCTCCACTACTGGCTGGATACCGACCCCCGGTTCGCTGACGCCCGGCGGATAGCGGACAAACAGCAGCACCGCGGCAGCGCCCACATCCAGATGCCCGATAGCCTCAGCACGGACAGTTTCATGGCCATCGGCGATACCGTGCCGACTATCGATCCGCTATGGGGCGAGGGAATCCACAAGTGTATGGAGTCCGCGCGCGCCGCCGCCATCACGGCGGACCGCTGCCTGATGGGGTCGCGAACGGACACGTCCGCCGAGGCGATGGCCGTCTACGACGACCTCTGGCACGCCCGCGTCGCGCCGGATATGCGCACGCGGTTGACGATGACCCAGTTGCTGTACCTCGCTACGAACGACCGCTACGACCGCCTGATGGCCGATCTGAACGCGATGGACGTGAAAACGCTCAGCGACGCCAACGGCGGTAGCATTCGGAGCCTCTCGAAACTCGTACATCTCGATGACGTGCCGTTGCTCGCGCGGTTCGCGAAACAGCGACTCGCCGAGTGA
- a CDS encoding 2-oxoacid:acceptor oxidoreductase subunit alpha produces MPADFNWAIGGEAGDGIDSTGKIFAQALSRAGRHVFTSKDFASRIRGGYTAYKVRTAVDPVQSVVDRLDVLIALTPRTIDENLDELHEGSVIIYDGDRTTMENVEIPDGMIGLDVPLKRLAEEAGGAIMRNVVALGAACEVSDFPIENLDSALEKRFGSKGQSLVDNNKEAARAGRDYVAEEHDHEFDYELETTDNDYVLLNGDEAIGMGAIAAGCKFYAGYPITPATDVMEYLTGRIEQFGGHVVQAEDELSAINIALGAARAGARSMTATSGPGIDLMTETFGLVATSETPLVIVDVMRSGPSTGMPTKQEQGDLNMMLYGGHGEIPRFVLGPTSISECFWKTVEAFNLAEKYQTPVYIAADLAMAVTEQTFPPEAFDMDDVEVDRGKVVDEESIEEWQNEKGQFKAHALTDDGVSPRAFPGTDGGVHMSTGLEHDELGRRTEDTEMRVEQVDKRNRKVETAREREDFSPREFGDSESENLVISWGSNEGAMTEAIEFLEEEGVDVNFLSVPYLFPRPDLTDEVESAENVVVVECNATGQFADVVEHDTLTRVDRVNKYDGVRFKADELANDIKAALQEADQ; encoded by the coding sequence ATGCCTGCGGACTTCAACTGGGCCATCGGCGGGGAGGCCGGCGATGGCATCGACTCGACGGGAAAAATCTTCGCCCAAGCGCTCTCGCGAGCGGGGCGGCACGTGTTCACGTCGAAGGACTTCGCCTCACGGATCCGCGGCGGCTACACGGCGTATAAAGTTCGGACCGCGGTGGACCCCGTCCAGAGCGTCGTCGACCGTCTCGACGTCCTCATCGCGCTGACGCCGCGGACGATCGACGAGAACCTCGATGAGCTCCACGAGGGTTCGGTGATCATCTACGACGGCGACCGGACCACGATGGAGAACGTCGAGATCCCCGATGGAATGATCGGTCTCGACGTCCCTCTGAAGCGGCTCGCCGAGGAGGCGGGCGGCGCGATTATGCGCAACGTCGTCGCGCTCGGCGCGGCCTGTGAAGTGTCGGACTTCCCGATCGAGAACCTCGACAGCGCCCTCGAAAAGCGATTCGGCTCGAAGGGACAGTCGCTCGTCGACAACAACAAGGAGGCCGCCCGTGCCGGCCGCGACTACGTCGCCGAGGAGCACGACCACGAGTTCGACTACGAACTCGAGACGACCGACAACGACTACGTCCTGCTCAACGGCGACGAGGCGATCGGGATGGGCGCGATCGCCGCGGGCTGTAAGTTCTACGCCGGCTATCCGATCACGCCCGCGACCGACGTGATGGAGTATCTGACGGGCCGGATCGAGCAGTTCGGTGGACACGTCGTGCAGGCCGAAGACGAGCTGTCGGCCATCAACATCGCGCTCGGCGCGGCGCGGGCCGGCGCGCGGTCGATGACCGCGACGTCGGGGCCCGGAATCGATCTGATGACCGAGACGTTCGGACTCGTCGCGACCTCGGAGACGCCGCTCGTCATCGTCGACGTGATGCGCTCGGGTCCCTCGACGGGGATGCCGACCAAGCAGGAACAGGGCGATCTGAACATGATGCTGTACGGCGGCCACGGCGAGATCCCGCGGTTCGTTCTCGGTCCCACGTCGATTTCCGAGTGTTTCTGGAAGACAGTCGAAGCGTTCAACCTCGCCGAGAAGTACCAGACGCCGGTGTACATCGCGGCCGACCTCGCGATGGCCGTCACCGAGCAGACGTTCCCGCCGGAGGCCTTCGATATGGACGACGTCGAAGTCGACCGCGGAAAGGTCGTCGACGAGGAGTCGATCGAGGAGTGGCAGAACGAGAAGGGACAGTTCAAGGCCCACGCGCTCACCGACGACGGCGTTTCCCCGCGGGCGTTCCCCGGCACCGACGGCGGCGTTCATATGTCGACGGGGCTCGAACACGACGAACTCGGCCGCCGGACCGAAGACACCGAGATGCGCGTCGAACAGGTCGACAAGCGCAACCGGAAGGTCGAGACCGCGCGGGAGCGAGAGGACTTCTCACCCCGCGAGTTCGGCGACAGCGAGTCGGAGAACCTCGTCATCTCGTGGGGCTCGAACGAGGGCGCGATGACCGAGGCGATCGAATTCCTCGAGGAGGAGGGCGTCGACGTCAACTTCCTCTCGGTTCCGTATCTGTTCCCGCGACCGGACCTGACTGACGAGGTCGAATCGGCGGAGAACGTCGTCGTCGTCGAGTGTAACGCCACCGGCCAGTTCGCCGACGTCGTCGAGCACGACACGCTCACGCGCGTCGACCGCGTGAACAAGTACGACGGCGTGCGGTTCAAGGCCGACGAACTCGCAAACGATATCAAAGCGGCGCTTCAGGAGGCAGACCAATGA
- a CDS encoding ABC transporter permease, producing MIVRTPALLALAAAFAASVGGVAWAGTGGGGGFVPLTLDLLTFVEVLVPLLAVAFGYRSILGDRRTGELDVLRTFDVSRVAYVGGVYLGRALVLVSLVVGTLLFVGLFVPFLTADIPTFLAVNAAAADSGVRYVRFVALSAAFTLVVLAVTVGISAATRTVRTAFALALALAVALVLGIDTALVAGLAGGVLAEDGFAALLALSPNSAFRGLVLSSAVGVVGGAEVAAGKPLLNGVGLLVWWTGSLAVAIWRVWPAVESIEE from the coding sequence ATGATCGTCAGGACGCCCGCGCTCCTCGCCCTCGCGGCGGCCTTCGCCGCGAGCGTCGGCGGCGTCGCTTGGGCCGGGACGGGCGGCGGTGGCGGCTTCGTCCCGCTGACACTCGATCTGCTGACGTTCGTCGAGGTGCTGGTGCCGCTGTTGGCTGTCGCGTTCGGCTACCGATCGATCCTCGGCGACCGCCGGACCGGCGAGTTGGACGTGCTGCGAACGTTCGACGTGTCTCGGGTCGCCTACGTCGGCGGCGTCTACCTCGGCCGGGCGCTCGTGCTCGTCTCGCTCGTCGTCGGGACGCTCCTTTTCGTGGGGCTGTTCGTCCCGTTCCTGACCGCCGACATCCCCACCTTCCTCGCGGTCAACGCCGCCGCCGCCGACTCGGGGGTGCGATACGTCCGGTTCGTCGCGCTCTCGGCGGCGTTCACGCTGGTCGTGCTGGCGGTGACGGTCGGCATCTCCGCGGCGACCCGAACCGTCCGCACGGCGTTCGCGCTGGCACTGGCGCTCGCGGTGGCGCTCGTGCTCGGTATCGACACGGCGCTCGTCGCTGGACTTGCGGGCGGCGTACTCGCCGAAGACGGTTTTGCCGCGCTCTTGGCGCTCAGCCCGAACAGCGCGTTCCGGGGACTCGTCCTCTCAAGTGCGGTCGGCGTGGTCGGCGGCGCAGAGGTGGCCGCCGGGAAGCCGCTCCTCAACGGCGTCGGCCTCCTCGTCTGGTGGACCGGAAGCCTCGCCGTCGCGATCTGGCGCGTCTGGCCCGCGGTCGAATCGATCGAGGAGTGA
- a CDS encoding FAD-dependent oxidoreductase: MDATVAISAVRDVGQRTVALELESPEGFDAEPGQFVKLSATIDGEGYARFYTLSSPGVDDTFEVTVGVDPEEAGPFSQFLLDLEPGDGLEISGPFGNSYYDGEARVVVLAGGPGIGPAVGIAEAAVADDHDAAIVYRTDAPAHEDRLDDLRDAGAAVTVVDESDAIDEAVSAALTGDTDEQVFVYGFAGFVADAVSALEAAGVDPDGAKIENFG, translated from the coding sequence ATGGACGCAACAGTCGCCATCAGTGCGGTCCGTGACGTCGGACAGCGAACGGTCGCGCTCGAGTTGGAGTCGCCGGAAGGGTTCGACGCCGAGCCCGGGCAGTTCGTGAAGCTCTCGGCCACGATCGACGGCGAGGGATACGCCCGGTTCTACACGCTCTCCTCGCCCGGCGTCGACGACACGTTCGAGGTCACCGTCGGCGTCGACCCCGAGGAGGCGGGACCGTTCAGTCAGTTCCTCCTCGATCTCGAACCCGGCGATGGATTGGAGATCTCGGGACCGTTCGGCAACAGCTACTACGATGGCGAAGCCCGCGTCGTGGTCCTCGCCGGCGGTCCGGGGATCGGCCCCGCGGTCGGGATCGCCGAGGCGGCCGTCGCCGACGATCACGACGCCGCGATCGTCTACCGGACCGACGCCCCCGCCCACGAAGATCGACTTGACGACCTCCGAGATGCAGGCGCGGCTGTCACCGTCGTCGACGAGAGCGACGCCATCGACGAGGCGGTGAGCGCCGCGCTCACCGGCGACACCGACGAGCAGGTGTTCGTCTACGGCTTCGCCGGCTTCGTCGCCGACGCGGTGAGCGCCCTCGAGGCCGCGGGCGTCGACCCCGACGGGGCGAAGATCGAGAACTTCGGCTGA
- a CDS encoding 2-oxoacid:ferredoxin oxidoreductase subunit beta: MSSDVRFTDFKSDKQPTWCPGCGDFGTMNGMMKALAQTGNDPDNTFIVAGIGCSGKIGTYMRSYALHGVHGRALPVGTGVKLANPDLEVMVAGGDGDGYSIGAGHFVHAVRRNVDMTYVVMDNRIYGLTKGQASPTSRMDFETSTTPEGPQQPPVNPMALALASGATFIAQSFSTDAQRHAEIVQEAIEHDGFGFVNVFSPCVTFNDVDTYDYFRDSLVDVAEEGHDPTDYDAAKEKILDASKEYQGVIWQSEKSVPYGEKHGLDTNMSEIDEGAPEGAMDLVREFY, translated from the coding sequence ATGAGCTCGGACGTTCGATTCACGGATTTCAAATCAGACAAGCAACCGACGTGGTGTCCCGGCTGCGGCGACTTCGGGACGATGAACGGGATGATGAAGGCGCTGGCCCAGACGGGCAACGACCCCGACAACACCTTCATCGTCGCCGGGATCGGCTGTTCCGGCAAGATCGGGACGTATATGCGCTCGTACGCGCTTCACGGCGTTCACGGCCGCGCGCTCCCGGTCGGCACCGGAGTCAAACTCGCGAACCCCGATCTCGAAGTGATGGTCGCGGGCGGCGACGGCGACGGCTACTCGATCGGCGCGGGCCACTTCGTTCACGCAGTCCGGCGCAACGTCGATATGACGTACGTCGTGATGGACAACCGCATCTACGGACTGACGAAGGGGCAGGCCTCGCCGACCTCGCGGATGGACTTCGAGACGTCGACGACGCCCGAGGGACCGCAGCAGCCCCCGGTGAACCCGATGGCGCTCGCGCTCGCGTCGGGCGCGACGTTCATCGCGCAGTCGTTCTCGACGGACGCCCAGCGGCACGCAGAGATCGTCCAAGAGGCAATCGAGCACGACGGCTTCGGCTTCGTCAACGTGTTCAGCCCGTGCGTGACGTTCAACGACGTCGACACCTACGACTACTTCCGCGACAGCCTCGTCGACGTCGCCGAGGAGGGACACGACCCGACCGACTACGACGCCGCCAAAGAGAAGATCCTCGACGCCAGCAAGGAGTATCAAGGCGTCATCTGGCAGTCGGAGAAGTCGGTCCCGTACGGCGAGAAGCACGGGCTCGATACGAATATGTCCGAAATCGACGAGGGCGCGCCCGAGGGCGCGATGGACCTCGTCCGCGAGTTCTACTAG
- a CDS encoding ABC transporter ATP-binding protein: MSDDHPAGSEEPSASGEKSSASEHSPPTASIALRAQSIAQSFGDVDVLSGVSLSVECGEVAAVVGPNGSGKSTLLQVLAGIAAPDSGSVSVGPQRGARSVGYLPQRPAFRDEFSARDTLGFYAQLLDGVDDGDVDAILDRVGLADVADRNVGSLSGGMTRLLGVGAAVVGDPSVLILDEPGSGLDPVMVERLFGVVADLAAAGTAVVVASHALPAVEAHADTVYVLGRGNFVTSGSPAALLRRTDTASLPAAFLETVRAEAGASTVRAGTGRRPSEPEREANGTGADGDGEGTREGDRR; the protein is encoded by the coding sequence GTGAGCGACGACCACCCTGCGGGCAGCGAGGAACCGTCCGCGAGCGGCGAGAAATCGTCTGCGAGCGAACACTCGCCCCCGACTGCCTCGATCGCCCTGCGCGCGCAGTCGATCGCGCAGTCCTTCGGCGACGTCGACGTGCTCTCCGGCGTGTCGCTGTCGGTCGAGTGCGGGGAAGTCGCCGCGGTCGTCGGCCCCAACGGCTCCGGGAAATCGACGCTTCTGCAAGTCCTCGCGGGAATCGCCGCCCCCGATTCCGGGTCGGTGTCGGTCGGGCCCCAGCGGGGTGCTCGGAGCGTCGGCTACCTCCCCCAACGGCCCGCGTTCCGCGATGAATTCTCCGCGCGCGACACGCTCGGATTCTACGCGCAGCTGTTGGACGGCGTCGACGACGGGGACGTCGACGCGATACTGGATCGGGTCGGACTCGCGGACGTCGCCGATCGGAACGTCGGTTCGCTCTCCGGCGGGATGACGCGGCTACTCGGCGTCGGAGCGGCCGTTGTCGGCGATCCGTCGGTTCTCATTCTCGACGAGCCCGGCAGCGGACTCGATCCGGTGATGGTCGAGCGGCTGTTCGGCGTCGTCGCCGACCTCGCCGCAGCGGGAACGGCTGTCGTCGTGGCGTCGCACGCGCTTCCGGCGGTCGAAGCGCACGCCGACACCGTCTACGTCCTCGGTCGGGGGAATTTCGTGACGTCGGGGTCTCCGGCAGCGCTGCTGAGACGGACCGACACCGCGTCGCTGCCGGCTGCCTTCCTCGAAACGGTTCGAGCGGAGGCGGGAGCGTCGACCGTTCGCGCCGGGACCGGACGCCGCCCATCGGAACCGGAGCGGGAGGCGAACGGGACGGGAGCCGACGGTGATGGCGAAGGCACGAGGGAGGGTGATCGCCGATGA